One Bombus fervidus isolate BK054 chromosome 2, iyBomFerv1, whole genome shotgun sequence DNA segment encodes these proteins:
- the LOC139998239 gene encoding uncharacterized protein, with amino-acid sequence MTRANRKRGRDAEEEFSEFMPLSKRINNLHINGLSGMHENVTENMDTDYCGRSFMPSPNYSELSQGSPLYDGCSSSQSSYIAEYKPDLDAVENPFYYESNKLLFSLYMERVQRASDSF; translated from the exons ATGACTCGGGCAAACAG AAAAAGGGGTCGTGATGCAGAAGAAGAATTTAGTGAATTTATGCCATTaagtaaaagaataaataatcttcataTTAATGGATTATCGGGCATGCATGAAAATGTTACTGAAAATATGGATACAGACTACTGTGGCAGAAGCTTTATGCCATCGCCAAATTATTCAGAGCTTTCTCAAGGATCACCGTTATACGACGGATGCAGTTCTAGCCAAAGTAGTTACATAGCAGAATATAAACCCGATTTGGACGCAGTTGAAAATCCATTTTATTACGAAAGTAACAAGCTGCTATTTTCCTTGTATATGGAACGTGTTCAGAGAGCATCTGATTCATTTTga